A single Euwallacea similis isolate ESF13 chromosome 1, ESF131.1, whole genome shotgun sequence DNA region contains:
- the LOC136411541 gene encoding uncharacterized protein isoform X1, with protein sequence MCACFRAPEMDFKNAPKKRTTNFREDETKLLIQLWGSPVVQHRLYLTHRKAPVMKLIASNMQKHGFYRTPDEIKTRIRNLKCLYHRIKKSMATGAGIGTVDPDWPHYKAMDDILSKKNALQQSLVYNHNLLSDVNAEIKEEDIEINDDGESSNSNGSDDEFDETPSALPATITPLIIEEEEKLFTPIKIAPKPSSMPSPSSVPAQPPTTYHRIQIAQNLMNNTTTRMSPNVQNTQLLQPVKMSMPSNAVSPSKIQTIPTGNGMVKGNGPLPIPLLILNGVQGQSPTSGMAQKSVPLMNTVNNPAVMNAGGFNAEVSSILKEMLMLQRENLEIERERLKVEKQKLEYERTVGSELLKMAPSLNEIFHRFNAQEPEQSPEPEDSKNFAEHPSFKKTDSSENKRPSDGSFLSELQNSKVFKEGFLNGL encoded by the exons ATGTGCGCATGCTTTAGG GCTCCAGAGATGGACTTCAAAAACGCCCCCAAAAAGCGGACCACCAACTTCCGGGAAGACGAAACCAAGTTGCTGATCCAGCTCTGGGGAAGTCCTGTGGTCCAGCACAGGCTCTACCTGACCCACCGCAAAGCGCCTGTAATGAAGCTCATCGCCTCCAACATGCAGAAGCATGGGTTCTACAGAACTCCCGACGAGATCAAAACTCGAATTCGCAATCTCAAGTGTCTCTATCACCGGATCAAAAAATCTATGGCCACGGGGGCCGGAATTGGGACCGTGGACCCTGACTGGCCGCACTACAAAGCCATGGACGatattttgagtaaaaaaaacgCACTGCAGCAAAGCTTAGTATACAACCACAATTTGCTTAGCGATGTCAATGCAGAGATCAAGGAAGAGGATATTGAGATAAATGACGACGGAGAGTCTTCGAACAGCAACGG ATCTGACGACGAGTTCGACGAAACACCATCGGCCCTACCCGCTACCATCACACCGCTTATCATTGAGGAAGAGGAGAAACTGTTCACCCCCATAAAAATCGCGCCAAAACCCTCATCAATGCCTTCACCTTCTTCCGTCCCCGCGCAACCCCCGACCACATATCATCGGATACAAATAGCCCAAAACCTAATGAACAACACCACCACCAGAATGTCCCCTAACGTGCAAAACACCCAGCTGTTGCAGCCAGTAAAAATGAGCATGCCTTCTAATGCAGTCTCCCCTTCGAAAATCCAGACTATCCCTACCGGGAATGGAATGGTCAAAGGCAACGGTCCCCTACCCATTCCCCTGCTGATTTTGAATGGGGTGCAGGGGCAGAGTCCGACTTCGGGGATGGCGCAAAAATCAGTGCCCCTAATGAACACCGTAAATAATCCAGCAGTCATGAATGCAGGAGGATTTAACGCTg AGGTATCCAGTATCTTAAAGGAAATGCTCATGCTCCAACGAGAAAACCTGGAAATTGAACGGGAACGCTTGAAAGTGGAGAAGCAAAAGTTAGAATATGAGAGGACTGTGGGAAGTGAACTGCTCAAAATGGCCCCATCGCTGAACGAGATATTTCACAG ATTCAACGCTCAAGAACCAGAGCAAAGCCCCGAACCAGAGGATTCCAAAAACTTTGCAGAGCATCCATCCTTCAAAAAAACCGATTCCAGTGAGAACAAGAGGCCGTCTGATGGTTCCTTCTTGAGCGAGCTGCAAAACTCTAAGGTTTTCAAAGAAGGATTTTTAAATGGTCTTTAG
- the LOC136411541 gene encoding uncharacterized protein isoform X2, with product MDFKNAPKKRTTNFREDETKLLIQLWGSPVVQHRLYLTHRKAPVMKLIASNMQKHGFYRTPDEIKTRIRNLKCLYHRIKKSMATGAGIGTVDPDWPHYKAMDDILSKKNALQQSLVYNHNLLSDVNAEIKEEDIEINDDGESSNSNGSDDEFDETPSALPATITPLIIEEEEKLFTPIKIAPKPSSMPSPSSVPAQPPTTYHRIQIAQNLMNNTTTRMSPNVQNTQLLQPVKMSMPSNAVSPSKIQTIPTGNGMVKGNGPLPIPLLILNGVQGQSPTSGMAQKSVPLMNTVNNPAVMNAGGFNAEVSSILKEMLMLQRENLEIERERLKVEKQKLEYERTVGSELLKMAPSLNEIFHRFNAQEPEQSPEPEDSKNFAEHPSFKKTDSSENKRPSDGSFLSELQNSKVFKEGFLNGL from the exons ATGGACTTCAAAAACGCCCCCAAAAAGCGGACCACCAACTTCCGGGAAGACGAAACCAAGTTGCTGATCCAGCTCTGGGGAAGTCCTGTGGTCCAGCACAGGCTCTACCTGACCCACCGCAAAGCGCCTGTAATGAAGCTCATCGCCTCCAACATGCAGAAGCATGGGTTCTACAGAACTCCCGACGAGATCAAAACTCGAATTCGCAATCTCAAGTGTCTCTATCACCGGATCAAAAAATCTATGGCCACGGGGGCCGGAATTGGGACCGTGGACCCTGACTGGCCGCACTACAAAGCCATGGACGatattttgagtaaaaaaaacgCACTGCAGCAAAGCTTAGTATACAACCACAATTTGCTTAGCGATGTCAATGCAGAGATCAAGGAAGAGGATATTGAGATAAATGACGACGGAGAGTCTTCGAACAGCAACGG ATCTGACGACGAGTTCGACGAAACACCATCGGCCCTACCCGCTACCATCACACCGCTTATCATTGAGGAAGAGGAGAAACTGTTCACCCCCATAAAAATCGCGCCAAAACCCTCATCAATGCCTTCACCTTCTTCCGTCCCCGCGCAACCCCCGACCACATATCATCGGATACAAATAGCCCAAAACCTAATGAACAACACCACCACCAGAATGTCCCCTAACGTGCAAAACACCCAGCTGTTGCAGCCAGTAAAAATGAGCATGCCTTCTAATGCAGTCTCCCCTTCGAAAATCCAGACTATCCCTACCGGGAATGGAATGGTCAAAGGCAACGGTCCCCTACCCATTCCCCTGCTGATTTTGAATGGGGTGCAGGGGCAGAGTCCGACTTCGGGGATGGCGCAAAAATCAGTGCCCCTAATGAACACCGTAAATAATCCAGCAGTCATGAATGCAGGAGGATTTAACGCTg AGGTATCCAGTATCTTAAAGGAAATGCTCATGCTCCAACGAGAAAACCTGGAAATTGAACGGGAACGCTTGAAAGTGGAGAAGCAAAAGTTAGAATATGAGAGGACTGTGGGAAGTGAACTGCTCAAAATGGCCCCATCGCTGAACGAGATATTTCACAG ATTCAACGCTCAAGAACCAGAGCAAAGCCCCGAACCAGAGGATTCCAAAAACTTTGCAGAGCATCCATCCTTCAAAAAAACCGATTCCAGTGAGAACAAGAGGCCGTCTGATGGTTCCTTCTTGAGCGAGCTGCAAAACTCTAAGGTTTTCAAAGAAGGATTTTTAAATGGTCTTTAG